The Gilliamella apicola genome window below encodes:
- a CDS encoding 5-formyltetrahydrofolate cyclo-ligase, which translates to MNIRQNIRQKRRQLPLAERINAQHAIYQRIIQHQGIKLAKNIAIFLSFDGEVETKPIIEYLWQQNKSVYLPVIHPFVSTHLLFLKYTPQTSLIKNKFNILQPALNVLNVLPYQKLDIIFTPLVAFDERGYRMGMGGGFYDRMLANYQNQQILPIGLAFACQKVPHIDNQPWDIKLPEIIYA; encoded by the coding sequence ATGAATATTAGACAAAATATACGCCAAAAAAGACGCCAACTCCCTTTAGCCGAACGCATTAATGCGCAACATGCTATTTATCAACGAATCATCCAACATCAAGGTATAAAATTAGCAAAAAATATAGCAATATTTCTATCATTTGATGGTGAAGTCGAAACAAAACCGATTATAGAATATCTATGGCAACAAAATAAATCTGTCTATTTGCCTGTTATACACCCATTTGTTTCTACGCATTTACTCTTTTTGAAATACACCCCACAAACCTCTTTAATTAAAAATAAATTTAATATATTGCAACCAGCTTTAAATGTACTAAATGTATTACCATACCAAAAATTAGATATTATTTTCACTCCGCTGGTTGCTTTTGATGAGAGAGGTTACCGTATGGGTATGGGGGGAGGATTTTATGATCGTATGTTAGCTAACTATCAAAACCAGCAAATTCTGCCGATAGGTCTGGCTTTTGCTTGTCAAAAAGTACCACATATTGATAATCAACCATGGGATATAAAGCTACCTGAGATTATCTACGCTTAA
- a CDS encoding AAA family ATPase: MQKYLILLAGCPCTGKTYLVKQLQQQFKDSFVLTPDEAKVLYAESIGFNSKAEKEALEHKVWQFYYGVLQLYMDAGKRIIISEYPFSDKQKKQLSEFADHYYYQVITIRLVADFDILWQRRYQRDRSPERHLSHIMQHYHYGDKLEDRNLADDLVTKEQFFQICQTRKYDQFALGQVIEVDVTQYAKVNYSSLLDKLKQIIKQ, encoded by the coding sequence ATGCAGAAATATTTAATTTTACTGGCAGGTTGTCCATGTACAGGCAAAACGTATCTAGTTAAACAATTGCAACAGCAATTTAAAGACAGCTTTGTGTTAACACCCGATGAAGCTAAAGTTTTGTATGCTGAATCGATTGGTTTTAATTCTAAAGCTGAAAAAGAGGCGTTAGAACACAAAGTCTGGCAATTTTATTATGGTGTGCTGCAACTGTATATGGATGCAGGTAAAAGAATTATTATTTCTGAATATCCTTTCAGTGATAAGCAAAAAAAGCAACTCAGTGAATTTGCTGATCACTATTATTATCAAGTGATTACAATCCGCTTGGTTGCTGATTTTGATATATTATGGCAACGTCGCTACCAACGCGACCGCTCACCAGAACGTCATTTAAGTCATATTATGCAACACTATCATTATGGTGATAAACTTGAAGATCGCAATTTAGCTGATGATTTAGTAACGAAAGAGCAATTTTTTCAAATATGCCAAACCAGAAAGTATGATCAGTTTGCTTTAGGTCAAGTGATTGAAGTAGATGTAACGCAATATGCAAAAGTCAATTATTCAAGTTTATTAGATAAACTCAAACAAATTATTAAACAATAA
- a CDS encoding class II fructose-bisphosphate aldolase: protein MYTNLKAVTSIAQKLNFTVGAFNTHNLEMLPDMLRAAKEVGAPIIIQTSVDTARYIGFKVLVNAVKAIADEEIVDAVLHLDHAKNFDDIKQAIDSGFTSVMFDGSSLPFKENILKTRAVVEYAHARGVSVEGELGTIGGTEEGIKVDDNDKVYTKPKDALEFVKATGIDALAVAIGTNHGQFKSKTEVNIPLLKEIHALVNIPLVIHGGTGVKEEDYPELINNGIRKFNVGTELLVNWTQVAKDKFAQTEVNKSLRHNIIPANQAVKEIVKHKMSLFLNVNGCIN from the coding sequence ATGTATACCAATCTAAAAGCTGTAACTTCAATAGCACAAAAGCTTAATTTTACCGTAGGTGCATTTAATACACATAATTTAGAAATGTTACCCGATATGCTTCGTGCAGCCAAAGAAGTGGGCGCACCTATTATTATCCAAACAAGTGTCGATACCGCACGCTATATTGGCTTTAAAGTTTTGGTAAATGCTGTAAAAGCCATCGCAGATGAAGAGATAGTCGATGCGGTATTGCATTTAGATCATGCAAAAAATTTTGATGATATTAAACAAGCAATCGACAGCGGTTTTACCTCAGTCATGTTTGATGGTTCTTCACTTCCTTTTAAAGAAAACATATTAAAAACGCGTGCGGTTGTTGAATATGCTCATGCACGTGGAGTTTCAGTTGAAGGGGAACTGGGCACTATAGGTGGCACAGAAGAGGGGATTAAGGTTGATGACAATGACAAAGTCTATACTAAACCTAAAGATGCATTAGAATTTGTTAAGGCAACGGGTATTGACGCTTTAGCCGTTGCTATTGGCACTAATCATGGACAATTTAAATCAAAAACAGAAGTGAATATTCCGTTGTTGAAAGAAATACATGCCCTGGTTAATATTCCATTGGTTATTCATGGAGGGACAGGTGTTAAAGAAGAAGATTATCCTGAATTGATTAATAATGGTATTCGCAAATTTAATGTAGGTACCGAGTTATTAGTTAACTGGACACAAGTGGCCAAAGATAAGTTTGCACAAACTGAAGTAAATAAATCATTACGTCACAATATTATTCCTGCTAATCAAGCGGTAAAGGAAATTGTGAAGCATAAAATGAGCTTATTTCTTAATGTGAATGGTTGTATTAACTGA
- a CDS encoding PTS sugar transporter subunit IIC → MNVINFIIDNILTQASITISLIAMLGLILQKKSFGQIISGTLKTLLGFQVLNAGSSIIVGSLTYFGQIFTAGFDMQGIIPSIEAINGQAMNQLGLGRDIALTFLMIFIFNILIARLTRWKYIFLTGQAILWMATMTTVFGSVAGLSGIALILVGGFIGAVFAVMMPAIAQPIIYKVTGSNDIALGHFCTIGYLFEAGVAYVVGEKGENKRSIEDMKLPKSFEFLQDTYLSVMVVMVPLYVITVLFAGEQYASTLSGSQNYVIYAFTQSIIFVVGIYVLLAGVRLLLGEIVPAFRGIAMKVVPNAIPALDCPVFFPYSPNAVILGFITTSIGTVIAMLTLPFFGLAMILPGMLTNFFAGGTAGIFGNAIGGRRGALIGGIAHGFFITLLPALLVTIFTQMGFVNATATDVDTVTVALLYAWVLGPILKHF, encoded by the coding sequence ATGAATGTCATTAACTTTATTATCGACAATATTTTAACGCAGGCCTCAATAACCATTAGTTTGATTGCCATGCTTGGGCTTATTTTACAAAAAAAATCATTTGGACAAATAATCTCAGGAACGCTTAAAACTTTATTAGGCTTTCAGGTGTTAAATGCAGGTTCAAGTATTATTGTTGGTAGTTTGACTTATTTTGGTCAAATATTTACCGCCGGTTTTGATATGCAAGGAATCATTCCATCCATTGAAGCCATAAACGGACAGGCCATGAATCAGCTAGGCTTAGGACGCGATATTGCACTGACCTTTTTGATGATCTTTATTTTTAATATTCTTATTGCTCGTTTAACTCGCTGGAAATACATCTTTTTAACTGGGCAGGCGATTTTATGGATGGCGACCATGACGACCGTATTTGGTAGTGTAGCAGGTCTTTCAGGGATAGCTTTAATTTTAGTGGGAGGTTTTATTGGTGCTGTTTTTGCAGTAATGATGCCAGCCATTGCACAGCCAATTATTTATAAAGTTACTGGTTCAAATGATATTGCTCTTGGTCATTTTTGTACAATCGGTTATCTATTTGAAGCGGGTGTTGCTTATGTGGTAGGTGAAAAAGGTGAGAACAAACGTTCAATTGAAGATATGAAATTGCCGAAGTCATTCGAATTCCTACAAGATACATATCTATCTGTTATGGTTGTTATGGTACCTCTTTATGTCATTACTGTGTTGTTTGCTGGTGAACAATATGCCTCAACTTTATCAGGTTCACAAAACTATGTGATCTACGCCTTTACACAATCGATTATCTTTGTGGTAGGGATCTATGTATTGTTAGCTGGGGTGCGCTTATTACTTGGTGAAATTGTGCCAGCGTTTAGAGGCATTGCCATGAAAGTAGTACCAAATGCCATTCCAGCACTTGATTGTCCGGTGTTCTTTCCATATAGCCCAAATGCAGTAATTTTAGGTTTTATTACTACTTCAATTGGTACTGTTATTGCTATGTTAACACTGCCGTTCTTCGGTTTGGCGATGATCTTACCTGGCATGTTGACTAACTTCTTTGCAGGGGGAACTGCAGGCATATTTGGTAATGCAATTGGTGGACGTCGTGGCGCTTTAATTGGCGGGATAGCTCATGGCTTTTTTATTACCTTATTACCTGCACTGCTCGTTACTATTTTTACGCAAATGGGCTTTGTTAATGCTACTGCAACTGATGTGGATACAGTAACGGTCGCATTACTTTATGCGTGGGTTTTAGGTCCAATATTGAAACACTTTTAA
- a CDS encoding PTS sugar transporter subunit IIB: MSNLTILFVCGAGLGSSFAAQMATEDVLKAKGIEANLDHTDISSAAAMNADIIITAENFRPQFAKFNINDKTTIVFLKNIVSKIEIEEKLCPVLEQKGLI; the protein is encoded by the coding sequence ATGAGTAACTTAACTATTTTATTTGTTTGTGGCGCTGGATTAGGCAGTAGTTTTGCTGCACAAATGGCTACCGAAGACGTGCTAAAAGCTAAGGGTATTGAAGCAAATTTAGATCATACTGATATTTCATCTGCTGCGGCGATGAATGCCGATATTATTATCACAGCTGAAAACTTTCGTCCACAGTTTGCCAAATTCAATATTAACGATAAAACCACTATCGTATTCCTTAAAAATATTGTTTCTAAAATCGAAATTGAGGAAAAACTTTGTCCCGTTTTAGAGCAAAAAGGGCTGATTTAG
- a CDS encoding BglG family transcription antiterminator: protein MRTRTIELFKKFISIDYPLTVEMLSEDFQISARTLRNEINEINAFLQKRCLPEISTVRNKGFIINATQEQKQQVHNALLGVSISPILSKDERQFDLLLSIAFSNSPTILCHKENIYFVSKSVLDEDIRKLKLRLKKYDIELTSLPKQGMQLIGLERSIRLMMYEAINQFYGNLELNKPLHELSLIQQLLFKYVPQNLIINLLKLAHKTISQIHDEIYVQQIVIFTAIWLIRNKHQHHLTMVRADFRHNESGQITKFIHLVCQYEKLQINRQEQQYIIYMLEAFNTKDINNYVEWLNAQLLAIKLVNYVEEKTQIPFSTKQEQLYENLCKHLAGLIARVSNNIHIINPLLDNIKQNYEEIYCVIKSFIQNSEANLSHKVSDDEIAFLTIHFSTFVSAINQDRSYFFKAVVICDHGIATSNLLAETLKEFFNIDILAILGRNNFELLDQLDYDLIFSTYPLQHSAHPVLVLEPILKEKNHPIITDFLAKHRSNQRIVNHLDDATDLFYSLVDLIQESGGVVSAPIYNRLEKCLAINNLKINKRKIQPMLKDILTDDDIILQQDCRDWRQAITIAAEPLLKKCFILPSYIQAMISSVEQYGPYIVIGKDLALAHARPEDGVNQLGVSVVTMRHPVDFGNSDMGPVKIIFCLAAIDSFSHLNIMRSLIELINDEQKLKQLTNCQSVQEFKTILFNETKSA from the coding sequence ATGCGAACAAGAACCATCGAATTATTTAAGAAATTTATTTCAATCGACTATCCTTTAACTGTCGAAATGCTATCGGAAGATTTTCAAATTAGTGCACGAACCTTGCGCAATGAAATTAATGAAATTAATGCTTTTTTACAAAAAAGATGTTTACCCGAAATTTCAACAGTCCGTAATAAAGGTTTTATCATCAATGCCACACAAGAACAAAAACAACAAGTTCATAATGCGTTATTAGGGGTATCAATTTCACCTATTTTAAGTAAGGATGAACGCCAATTCGATTTGTTGTTATCAATTGCTTTTTCTAATAGCCCAACTATTTTATGTCATAAAGAAAATATCTACTTTGTTTCGAAAAGTGTATTAGATGAAGATATCCGTAAACTTAAATTGCGATTAAAAAAATATGACATTGAATTAACTAGCCTGCCTAAACAAGGAATGCAACTCATAGGATTAGAACGTTCTATTCGTTTAATGATGTACGAAGCAATTAATCAATTCTATGGTAATTTAGAATTGAATAAACCGTTACATGAACTGAGTTTAATTCAGCAACTATTATTTAAATATGTACCTCAAAATCTTATTATAAATCTATTAAAGCTTGCTCATAAAACAATTAGTCAAATTCATGATGAAATCTATGTTCAACAAATTGTAATCTTTACTGCTATATGGTTGATTCGTAATAAACATCAGCATCATTTAACTATGGTTAGAGCCGATTTCAGGCACAATGAATCTGGACAAATTACCAAATTTATTCATTTAGTTTGCCAATATGAAAAATTGCAAATTAATCGACAAGAACAACAATATATTATCTATATGCTTGAAGCCTTTAACACAAAGGATATTAATAACTATGTCGAGTGGTTGAATGCACAGTTATTGGCAATTAAACTAGTGAATTATGTCGAAGAAAAAACACAAATTCCATTTTCAACCAAACAAGAACAGCTTTATGAAAACCTTTGTAAACACTTAGCCGGATTGATCGCCAGAGTAAGTAATAATATTCATATTATTAACCCATTACTTGATAATATAAAACAAAACTATGAAGAAATTTACTGTGTAATAAAATCCTTTATACAAAACTCGGAAGCTAATTTAAGTCATAAAGTTTCTGATGATGAAATCGCCTTTTTAACAATCCATTTTTCTACTTTTGTTAGTGCAATTAACCAAGATCGTAGCTATTTTTTTAAAGCTGTGGTTATTTGTGATCATGGCATTGCTACCTCTAATTTATTAGCTGAAACACTCAAAGAGTTTTTTAATATTGATATCTTGGCAATTCTAGGTCGAAATAATTTTGAATTATTGGATCAACTTGATTATGACTTGATTTTTTCTACATATCCGTTACAGCATTCGGCTCATCCCGTATTAGTGTTAGAACCAATTTTGAAAGAAAAAAATCACCCCATTATCACCGATTTTCTAGCTAAACATCGATCGAATCAACGTATTGTCAATCATTTGGATGATGCCACTGATCTTTTTTATTCTCTTGTCGATTTAATTCAAGAAAGTGGAGGCGTTGTGTCTGCACCTATTTATAACCGCCTTGAAAAGTGCTTAGCGATTAATAACCTCAAAATCAATAAAAGGAAAATCCAGCCTATGTTGAAAGATATACTGACTGATGATGACATCATATTGCAACAAGATTGCCGTGATTGGCGCCAAGCTATCACCATTGCTGCAGAACCACTATTAAAAAAATGTTTCATTTTACCATCTTATATCCAAGCCATGATTAGCTCGGTTGAACAATATGGCCCATATATTGTGATAGGTAAGGATTTAGCATTAGCGCATGCTCGACCAGAAGATGGTGTTAATCAATTAGGCGTGAGTGTAGTTACCATGCGTCATCCTGTGGATTTTGGTAATTCAGATATGGGACCGGTAAAAATTATATTTTGTTTGGCTGCCATCGATTCTTTTTCTCATCTCAATATTATGCGTAGCTTAATTGAATTGATTAATGATGAGCAAAAACTTAAACAACTCACCAATTGCCAATCGGTACAGGAATTTAAAACAATTTTATTTAATGAAACAAAATCGGCTTGA
- the rlmB gene encoding 23S rRNA (guanosine(2251)-2'-O)-methyltransferase RlmB, with protein sequence MSETVYGMHAIEALLARSPERIIEVFIIKGREDKRLIALVHQLEQLGLPVKVANRQWLDEKTKNGVHQGILAMVKPSRGYHENDIPQLMEQQPNPLILILDGVTDPHNLGACVRTADAAGVSFIIVPKDRSAPLNSTVQKVACGAAESVPVVRVTNLARTMRMLQDEYQVWIVGTAGEAERTLYQTEFYKSSTQTTLALVMGAEGEGMRRLTKEHCDELVSIPMSGIVSSLNVSVATGVCLFEIVRQKNK encoded by the coding sequence ATGAGTGAAACAGTTTATGGTATGCATGCTATTGAAGCATTATTAGCGCGCTCACCAGAAAGAATTATCGAGGTATTTATTATTAAAGGGCGTGAAGATAAACGTCTAATTGCCCTTGTTCACCAATTAGAACAGCTGGGATTGCCGGTTAAAGTAGCTAATCGTCAGTGGTTGGATGAAAAAACCAAAAATGGTGTCCACCAAGGTATTCTAGCTATGGTTAAACCAAGTCGCGGTTATCATGAAAACGATATTCCACAACTGATGGAACAGCAACCCAATCCTTTAATCTTAATTTTAGATGGAGTGACTGATCCCCATAATTTAGGAGCATGTGTTCGTACTGCTGATGCAGCAGGTGTAAGTTTTATTATAGTGCCAAAAGATCGCTCAGCACCACTTAATTCTACCGTACAAAAAGTAGCGTGTGGTGCGGCAGAAAGCGTTCCTGTTGTGCGAGTAACTAATTTAGCCCGTACCATGCGAATGCTACAAGATGAATATCAAGTTTGGATTGTCGGTACTGCTGGTGAAGCTGAAAGAACACTTTATCAAACCGAATTTTATAAATCATCCACTCAGACCACACTCGCTTTGGTGATGGGTGCGGAAGGTGAGGGTATGCGTCGTTTAACGAAAGAACACTGTGACGAACTAGTTAGTATTCCAATGTCAGGCATTGTCTCTTCACTTAATGTATCGGTTGCAACCGGTGTCTGTTTATTTGAAATCGTGCGCCAAAAGAACAAATAG
- the rnr gene encoding ribonuclease R, with protein sequence MIKDPFFDRESEKYDSPIASRELILDYLKKEAKPANLEKIAQAVAIKNDEQKVALHRRLRAMERDGQVVFTRRKCYALPEKFDMVKGSVIAHRDGFGFLRVEGNPEDYFLSPEQMKKVLQGDVILAQPLGTQYRGKVEARVVRILEPRSNFIVGRYFIEQGVGFVVPDDSRLNFDILIVGKPDRTVRMGSVVVVELQQRPERRQKAVGIIKEVLGEIMGTNLAIDIALRNHEIPYELPKAVIKETSKFTEQVPENAKKGRKDLRELPLVTIDGEDARDFDDAVYCQKNRGGGYRLWVAIADVSYYVRPGKALDKEACLRGTSVYFPSRVIPMLPEVLSNGLCSLNPQVDRLCLVCEMTVSNKGRLTGYEFYEAVMNSHARLTYTKVAKILDGDKELREHYRDLVPHLENLQGLYNVLDKARIARGAIGFESEEPKFIFNADKRIESIELTQRNVAHKIIEECMILANVAAAKFVIKADVPSLFRVHDRPDEERMNNLRSILSELGLSLGGGSTPKPKDIAELMVAVEERPDHDMLQTVILRSMRQAIYDPENRGHFGLALEEYAHFTSPIRRYPDLLLHRAIKWILADQNHKTSKTGGYRYSTSEMLYFGEHCSMTERRADEAVRDVVDWLKCDYMQDHVGEVFNGTISSVVNFGFFVRLDDLFIDGLVHVSSLENDYYNFDGSRNRLIGENTRFVYRLGDKVQVKVDNVNPEERKIDFSLVGSNNKPKRQGKTAKDRTKQDKIDLSADLPIRRKAKKSSSKKRSTNANTIAETKTQSKNKTKTKAIVKTKAKSKNKNNTKKNSKSKSTSKKQRVKNKE encoded by the coding sequence ATGATAAAAGATCCTTTCTTTGATAGAGAATCAGAAAAGTATGATTCCCCAATTGCCAGTCGTGAACTTATTTTAGATTACCTTAAAAAAGAAGCAAAACCAGCCAATTTAGAGAAAATTGCCCAAGCTGTTGCGATTAAAAATGATGAGCAAAAAGTGGCTTTGCATCGTCGTTTGCGTGCGATGGAACGTGATGGACAAGTCGTGTTTACCCGCCGTAAATGTTATGCCTTACCTGAAAAATTTGATATGGTTAAAGGAAGTGTAATTGCACACCGTGATGGCTTTGGTTTTTTGCGAGTAGAAGGTAATCCAGAGGATTATTTTTTATCACCTGAACAGATGAAAAAAGTGTTACAAGGCGATGTGATTTTAGCTCAACCATTGGGAACCCAATATCGTGGTAAAGTCGAAGCACGGGTCGTGCGAATTTTAGAGCCTCGTAGTAATTTTATTGTCGGACGATACTTTATCGAGCAAGGTGTCGGATTTGTAGTGCCGGATGACAGTCGTTTAAATTTTGATATCTTGATTGTGGGCAAACCCGACCGTACGGTACGTATGGGCTCTGTTGTGGTAGTTGAATTACAGCAACGACCAGAGCGTCGTCAAAAAGCGGTAGGGATCATTAAAGAAGTGCTTGGCGAAATTATGGGAACCAATCTTGCCATTGATATTGCGCTTCGTAATCACGAGATCCCTTATGAATTACCGAAAGCGGTTATAAAAGAGACCAGCAAATTTACCGAACAAGTTCCAGAAAATGCCAAAAAAGGCCGCAAGGATTTGCGTGAATTACCATTGGTAACAATTGATGGCGAAGATGCTCGTGATTTTGATGATGCTGTTTACTGCCAAAAAAATCGTGGAGGAGGCTATCGCTTATGGGTCGCAATTGCGGACGTGAGTTATTACGTCCGTCCAGGTAAAGCATTAGATAAAGAAGCCTGCTTACGCGGTACATCAGTCTACTTCCCATCTCGCGTGATCCCTATGTTACCCGAAGTGTTATCTAATGGACTTTGTTCGTTAAACCCGCAAGTCGATCGCTTATGTTTAGTGTGTGAAATGACTGTATCAAATAAAGGTCGTCTAACAGGTTATGAATTTTACGAAGCCGTGATGAATTCCCATGCAAGATTGACTTATACCAAAGTTGCTAAGATTTTAGATGGTGATAAAGAATTACGTGAGCATTATCGTGATTTAGTTCCACATCTTGAAAACTTGCAAGGTCTTTACAATGTACTTGATAAAGCTCGTATTGCGCGTGGTGCGATAGGTTTTGAGTCCGAAGAACCAAAATTTATTTTTAATGCTGATAAACGTATTGAAAGCATTGAACTGACTCAACGCAATGTTGCTCATAAAATCATTGAAGAGTGTATGATTTTAGCGAATGTAGCCGCTGCAAAATTTGTGATTAAAGCTGATGTTCCGTCTTTATTCCGTGTACATGATAGACCTGATGAAGAGCGTATGAATAATCTGCGTAGTATTTTAAGTGAACTTGGGTTATCACTTGGAGGTGGTTCGACTCCTAAACCAAAAGATATTGCTGAGTTAATGGTCGCTGTTGAAGAGCGCCCAGATCATGATATGCTACAAACTGTTATTTTACGGTCAATGAGACAAGCCATTTATGATCCAGAAAATCGCGGACATTTTGGCTTAGCACTTGAAGAGTACGCACACTTTACTTCGCCTATTCGCCGTTATCCGGATTTACTCTTACATCGAGCCATTAAATGGATTTTAGCTGATCAAAATCACAAAACAAGCAAAACGGGTGGTTATCGTTATAGTACTAGTGAAATGCTTTACTTTGGTGAACACTGCTCAATGACTGAACGTCGAGCTGACGAAGCTGTTCGCGATGTAGTAGATTGGCTTAAATGTGATTACATGCAAGATCATGTTGGTGAAGTCTTTAACGGAACTATTTCAAGCGTGGTTAATTTTGGATTCTTTGTTCGTTTGGATGATTTGTTTATTGATGGTTTAGTTCATGTCTCTTCACTTGAAAACGATTATTATAATTTTGATGGCTCACGCAACCGCCTTATCGGCGAAAATACTCGTTTCGTATATCGTTTAGGCGATAAAGTACAAGTTAAAGTCGATAATGTGAATCCTGAAGAACGTAAAATTGATTTTTCATTAGTGGGAAGTAATAATAAACCGAAACGTCAAGGTAAAACAGCTAAAGATAGAACCAAACAGGATAAAATCGATTTAAGTGCTGATTTACCAATTAGACGAAAAGCGAAAAAATCATCCAGCAAGAAAAGAAGTACTAATGCTAACACTATTGCTGAAACTAAAACCCAAAGCAAAAATAAGACCAAAACAAAAGCGATAGTGAAAACTAAAGCTAAGTCAAAAAATAAAAATAATACAAAGAAAAACAGTAAATCAAAATCGACAAGTAAAAAACAACGAGTAAAAAATAAAGAGTAG
- the purD gene encoding phosphoribosylamine--glycine ligase, with translation MKVLVIGNGGREHALAWKIAQSPLVSKVFVAPGNAGTALESGLENINIKATDVSGLLNFAQQEQIDLTIVGPEAPLVIGVVDSFQKAGLKIFGPTKSASQLEGSKAFTKDFLARHNIPTAQYQNFTELEPALAYIREKGAPIVIKADGLAAGKGVIVAMTLEEAEAAVNDMLAGNAFGDAGHRVVIEEFLEGEEASFIVMVDGKNVEPMATSQDHKRVGDGDTGLNTGGMGAYSPAPVVTDEVFAKIMEQVIYPTVNGMAQEGNVYVGFLYAGLMIDKEGNPKVIEFNCRFGDPETQPIMMRLQSDLVKLCLAAVDGNLDTVKSKWDPRPALGVVMAAGGYPGDYNTQDEIIGLPTESSSDCKVFHAGTSFEKGQVFTKGGRVLCVTALGNTVLEAQQRAYQQVNNIRWHGCFYRHDIGYRAIEREKHNHK, from the coding sequence ATGAAAGTATTAGTGATTGGGAATGGTGGGCGCGAACACGCGTTAGCTTGGAAAATAGCACAGTCTCCATTAGTATCTAAAGTCTTTGTCGCTCCAGGAAATGCAGGGACTGCACTTGAATCAGGTCTGGAAAATATTAATATCAAAGCGACGGACGTCAGCGGATTATTGAATTTTGCTCAGCAAGAGCAAATTGATCTTACCATTGTTGGTCCTGAAGCTCCATTAGTCATTGGTGTTGTTGATAGCTTTCAAAAGGCTGGATTAAAAATCTTTGGTCCAACAAAATCGGCATCGCAACTTGAAGGTTCGAAAGCCTTTACCAAAGATTTTTTAGCACGGCATAACATCCCAACTGCCCAATATCAGAATTTTACTGAACTTGAACCAGCGCTAGCCTATATTCGTGAGAAAGGCGCACCAATTGTGATTAAAGCTGATGGTTTAGCTGCGGGTAAAGGTGTTATTGTTGCCATGACACTTGAAGAAGCCGAAGCTGCTGTAAACGATATGTTGGCAGGCAATGCTTTTGGTGATGCTGGACACCGTGTGGTTATTGAAGAGTTTTTAGAGGGTGAAGAAGCCAGCTTTATTGTTATGGTGGATGGCAAAAATGTCGAACCAATGGCAACCAGTCAAGATCATAAACGCGTTGGTGATGGTGATACAGGTCTTAATACGGGTGGAATGGGAGCGTATTCACCAGCACCGGTTGTGACCGATGAAGTTTTTGCTAAGATCATGGAGCAAGTGATCTATCCGACTGTCAATGGTATGGCGCAAGAGGGCAATGTATATGTTGGCTTTTTATATGCAGGCTTGATGATTGATAAAGAGGGAAATCCCAAAGTTATTGAATTTAACTGTCGCTTTGGTGATCCTGAAACTCAACCGATCATGATGCGTTTGCAGTCAGATTTAGTCAAATTATGTTTAGCGGCAGTCGATGGTAACTTAGATACCGTAAAATCAAAATGGGATCCTAGACCAGCATTAGGTGTTGTAATGGCTGCAGGAGGTTATCCTGGCGACTATAATACGCAAGATGAAATCATTGGATTACCAACCGAATCATCTTCAGATTGCAAAGTATTCCATGCAGGTACTAGCTTTGAAAAAGGGCAAGTGTTTACCAAAGGTGGGCGCGTTCTTTGTGTCACCGCTTTAGGTAACACAGTCCTAGAGGCTCAACAACGTGCTTATCAGCAAGTTAATAATATTCGTTGGCATGGCTGTTTTTATCGCCATGATATAGGTTATCGAGCCATTGAGCGTGAAAAACATAATCATAAATAG